The DNA region TACCACCCCGCCGGTTGGACCAGGTAAACCTATTACCTCTGAATCCCAAATCCCGTAAACAACAATCAGTGAGAGCCTGTCGAAATGCGAAGATCTGCCATTCCATCCTAGGCTGTCCACCACACTTTTCATGGGGGTGCAAAATTTCGTTAAAATCACCAAACACAATCCAGGCCTCACCCCGATGACGACTTAAATGCCGTAACATATCCCACGTTCGGTGACGCTGGCCCACCTCCGGGAACCCATACACACCCGTAAGATACCACACACCATGAACAGAAAAATCCTCCACATATGCATCAATATGACACTGAGAATAGCTACTAATTGACAGAGACAATTCCCGACCCCACAACATAGCCAGACCCCCTTTTCGACCAATAGAATCAACAACCAAGCAGTTAACAAAACCAAGTTTGAATTTACATACCTCGAATTCATGAGCTTTCAGCCTCGTTTCCTGTAAAAACAGGACATCGGGAGCTTCTCTCCACACCAAATCACAGAGAGTTCGAATgccccgtgggttcccaagcccatggGCATTCCAGCTTAACAGCTTCATGGGGCTCGGAGATGCTGGTCCCCAGCCACCGCCGATACAAAGGAAAGGGTAGGTAGCTCGACCGGCAAGGTAAAACCAGTCGAGGTCCCTCTCTTTCGAGGAGAAACATCAAGACCCTCATCAAAACAGAgggcttttcttttcttggaacTTGGAAGAAACTTAACCTCAAGAGAAGCCGAAGAAATGGAACCTGTAATGGACGAGATGCTCTTCCATTTTCTGCTTGAAGATCCATCCGGACATGCCGCCTTCACAGAAACAGGACACTTAGAAGCTAAAGGGGAAAGAAGCGATAGGTCTGGAATGTGCCCTTTCTCAACACCTGAGTGAATACTTTGCCCCTCCAGGGAAACACCCGTATCCCGATTCGGCCCAGCAGAAAGTGGTAAAATAAACTTACGCTGCATAGAAGGGCCTGGTAAGGGAGAATGTGAGTGTGGGCCCAGAGACAGCCCATCCCCTGATCCAAGCTGAGAAGACCTGACTACCTTAGCCGGCCCATTCGGAGACAAAGGAACGGTTGGAAAAACTACCGCCGAGTGAACCGCTGCACCAACGGTTTCTAACTGCTCTCCCTTATCCATAACCATATCAACCAGAGCCGCCAAGTCGCCGGCAACTGGCACAGCATCCGTGCCGGACTTCCCACACCCCTCTGAACCCGAGTCATCCCGAGGAGGAGAGCGACGACCCAAACATGATGGATCCCTTTTCTCCCAGGAACAGAATTCGCGGAAGTGGTCACCATAGCTAGTAGCCCGCAACCACGTCCCATACGGCAAGGTGGTATCCTGACCAGCCTGAACAACAGCCTTCCAAGAATGACAGTCTTTGTCTCCATGTCCGAGACGTCCACAGAAGTAGCAGAAGTTGCCCAAACGCTCATAACTTAAACGAACCCAGCAGGAGTTGGTCATCCCCAGTGAAAGACGTGTCCCACGTAACAGAGGCCGCGACACATCCAAATTCCCACGAACACGAAGGAACTCGCTCCAAGCCAACTCGCCGGCCTCCAAATCGACCTCCTCAACCCGGCCAAGTTTCTAACCAATGAGAGTACCAACTCAAACATTACGAGCCCGGAGAGGAAGATCATGAAACCGTACCCAAAAAGAGGAGTCCCGAAACTGAATTTCTTTCACCTGTTTACTGCCATCAACTTCCTGCACTAAGACCAGGTGCTTATCAAAAGACCACGAGCCCTCACTCAATACCCGCTCCTTATCACGCAGATCATCGAATTTAGCAAAGAACAGGTTTACATTAAGGTTCCGAAAGCGCACACCACGCACCGCACGCCATGCTCTCTTCATAGTTAACTTAAAGGCCTCCTGGTTAAAGTGTTTATCAGTAAAAAGAGTAAACAATAATCCCTTACCCTGAACCAGAGAAATATCTTCTAAGTCGTCATTTTCTACTAAAACCACTTCCTCCTCCTGTTCGGTCAGAGATAATCTCTGATATAGCCCATCCAAATCATCCATCATAACAACACTTGAATCAAACAACGAATAGTAACAAAGAAGAAAACCACCAGGACTGCATTACGGCAGAGAGAATAACCTCTACTCAGGCCGAGAGAGGAAAATGACAAGTTAACTACTATTGaaccccatatatatatatatatatatatcatatcgTTGTCATCGTCTAGAATAGTTTTCAACGAACATGATCATTAATTTGATGTGAGAATCAGATGGAACATCTCATGCCGACATCAAGTTTCTAAATCGACCAGAATACGTACAGAGATTTATAACCTGTATCTTAATAACAGATACAAATCAATTAACCAAAAGCCAATTAACGTACACCGTACGGTTGTGCTGATGATCATATATCTCAAGGATTTTATATTCTTGTCACCAAAATGAAACTATGCCCTTTTTGGTACGTACACGTGTTGAGATATGATTGCTTTACGCCATGCATCTTATATAGGGTACGTAGAATGGAGAtgatcaaaaaatgaaaaaaatatagatctAGATCTATGTCGTGGTAATCTCGTTCCATCACTACCTCGTTTATTTtcagagatgaaataaaatgaaatgagataagataaaatcttttgagatatattgagttaagatgagatgagattagatgaaatatgtgtttgtttttagaaatgagataagataaaattttttgagatatgttgagataagatgagatgagatgaaatatatatttgtttttagagatgagatgatattagtttgactttgttatagttagtaatatgatgggacccacaagtacttgtagtactttttataatattttatttatttaccaatgctgcaattttttttatttttctacttttttttgctgcttcctttgtttatttatttatcaatagtgtattttttttcgttgattccttttttttaattgagagaaactatttggtcttttttttttttggttgcttcatttgtttatttatttactaatgatgcatttttttttttgctgcttccttttttattaaccatttggtcaaaaaaaaaaaaaaaattctgcttattttgtttatttatttatcaatggtgattttttttgttgcttccttttttttaaccatttggtcttttttttctttttctttgctgcttcctttgtttatttatttaccaatagtaatttttttttctgcttcctgtttttttaaccattttatcttttcttttttttttggctacttcctttatttatttatttaccaatggtgtaatttttttagatgaaaacttgagatcttttgagatgaaaacctgataattaagaaacttgagatcttttgaaatgaaaacctgagaagaaacttgagatcttttgagatgaaaatttaagatgaaaacttgagaagaaacttgagatattttgatatgaaaacctgagaagaaacttgagatcttttgagatgaaaactggTAGATCAAAatatgtgtttatttttgtaaaacttttgacaatacgaaaactttgaaaagttttcaaaactttggtttttAGTCGGGAAAACAAACGAGAAAATATCATgatcaaaatataattaattatacaaatatttattttgaataacgTGGAAGCTGTATCAGTACTTGTACAGAAACAAAAACAtgttttgtataattaattatacaaaacattCCAACGGGGCCACGAAAGCaaaacatgcatgcatctaCCTTTAGGTATTTTATAATTGATTgtgttacttttttaatataaaataattattttgaccaattacattagtgaaatacgtaaaagtgattatatatagcaaaattctttttgtaataaaattggTTCAGCATTGAATTggttgtttaaaataaaaaattttctcttGCCATATTTCAATGTCACGTAATATAATATGTTGCTAATTGCTGTCATGGATTAAGCACAGCAAGCTAGCTGTGTGCATGACATACACAACGTACGTACGTAGCAAGGAACAAGgagcatatatataatacatatatatttttattagccTTTCTTGGACTCTTCTAAGATTTTCATCCTCTTTCTCCTGTCTTTCACTGATTTCTTAGTTTTATCATCATGGTATATAACGTCAAGAGTAACCCGGCGCAAGAGGGACAAAAGACAACCGGCTGGCCTCCGGCAACGTCTGCTTTTTGTTGTGACAGGGAATTTGGCTTTTACATGTCACCACCACCAACAGTGATGATAATTTAAAGTTCTAAATTAAAccagaaataaaaaattatgcagaAATATTGACAACAATACAAAAGATCGCCCATCAGTAGAAATTTCTAATTCAAACTGCATTTTGTTCTCGTAGCTTTCTTTGTTTCACAAATCCAAATCCAGTCAAACGCATTAAACTAGGCAAAgttggcatattttcatgttgtttaTGGCGACAAGAATTAAAGTGGTTTGCTCGTTGTAATCAGTACTGACTTTGGTCGATCCTCCGGGTCAACTCGGCCTTAAGAAAATCTCTAAGACAATCCGTTATCCGCCCATCCAAACAATGGCTTTGTTCTTTTGCATGTAGGCATTCTTGCTGCAGGAAAACGACCCATTTACTGAGCACGCACATTATTGTAAATTTCTGCAACATCTGTGTATATAAACCCTAGaaagattttaatatttcatcacTGAAATTTCAAGCATTATTGAAACGTAcaatcctaaaaaaaaatagagaaagttTCCTTTCTGATCAGTTCTTCCTCATGGCAGAGATAAGCTTTGCCATTCTACTCCTATCCTTGGCGACGATTATCCTTAACATTAATGCAGATGCAGGCAGGCCTGCTGTTTTTATACTTGGGGACTCGACAGCTGATGTTGAGACCAATAATTTCTTGCCAGGCAGCCAGGCAAGGGCTGACTTCCCTTTTAATGGCGTTGATTTTGCTTTCTCTATACCCACTGGAAGGTTTAAGAATGGCCTAAACAGTGCTTATTTTCAAGGTCAGTATATTTATAACGCATGCATGCTAATTAGTTTTTGTTCAATCTTCTCTTCTACATTTTCCACGAAATGCATGCATTTGCTACGAATGATCGAAATCTCTCGTGGTCAAGAAGTGACATTAATACCTTTttttccattattattattattatgatggCTTCTCGACAGCTACGTACTCATGATCAGCCAAGCTCCTGGGTTACGAGAAAAGTCCACCACCCTATCGTTCAACTGTAAATTTCTCACATTATAGTCGAACGAGGCAAACCTTAAAGGGTATAAACTTCGCCTCCGGAGGGTCCGGCATTTTTCATCTGACAGGACAATTACCGGTGAGGGCCTCTCTGATCTGCCTCTCTCAATTTATTAATGTCATGGtcaagaaattaattttatttaccaTGATCATTCactatattttgtatgaagaaTCTGCAATGATCATTTTATAAGCACAAcatgattgatgacatttgattattattttatgctCAGTTTTCTACACCAAACGGCGGGAAACAGAATGTGATTCCATTGACAGAGCAAATACAGCATTTTGCGAGTGTTCGCAACTCTCTTATGGCTGCAATGGGTCCCGTACCAACCCTAAGgtttctttccaagtctttgtTCTTCATTAGTATTGGCAGCAATGATATCTTCGAATATTACCATTCcaataataaattatcaaaggAACGTTTCTTGGCCAATTTAGGATTCGCTTACGAGAACCAATTAAAGGTACATACGTAcgtaaatctctctctctttttttttttttcaaattttattttataactcattttataactaattaacgtaattttattattttatgataaataaataaatatatttataaattattagcaatttatataaaaataaaaaatttatcaagaTAGCTTGCAGATGATGATCAACTCATGAAATCGGATActtatatatgagtaatgcttcATATAGTCATAGAGTATGTAAACGTtgcgtaattattttgaaaaatagtagggtccacaattaaaaaattaatttttttttcacgtgagtctcatattaattcatttttttcaaatagactTCACAGCGCTTGCATAACCATGATTGCGACTATCattttttctcatatatatatatatatatatatatataccacttACGTAGGTTCTACTCGAACTGGGAGCGAGGAAGTTTGGGATTATAAGCGTCCCGTCAATTGGCTGTTGTCCATCTCAGAGGCTCTATAGTCCTAACGGGGATTGTTTGGAGGAGCTGAACGACCACGCAAGAGATTTTCAGTCAATCTTGTGCAGGCTCAGCGAAGAATATCAAGGCATGAAGTACTCAATTGGAAACGCCTACGAGATGACAATTAATGTCATAGACAACCCACTTCCATTCAGTAAGCAATTTCACTCGATCTAATTCAAAAGATATTAATGCAATATTGCCTTAGCATATACATGATCTCCTGATGCGCGTACGTGCCAAAGTACCATTGGGCTGGAATTCAGCTGCATCCCAGGAAAATTCTCGAGTTCAACAAGTGAAATATTTAGTCTGATTTAGATAACTCTTTTTCAGATTTTACGAACGTGAAGATTGAATGTCGTGGAGCTGGGAGGCTCAATGTAGAATCCATTTGCAATCCAAAAGCAAATCTTTGTCCGAGTCGTGATAATTACTTGTTCTGGGATTTGTTCCACCCAACAGAAGCTGGTGCTCAGCTGGCAGCAGTAACGCTCTTCAACGGTCCCACAAGATTTGTAGCCCCTATCAACTTTTCTCAATTGGCCCGGGCGTAGTAAGAACCCTAACTAGTCCTCGAGGCCTCCTGATATAAGCAATTTCATTGCAATAAatcaaatgtttttatttttttatttttccatgatATGCTTTTCGGAGCAATGTTGGTCGTCGATGATGTAATTTTTTGTATGGTTGGA from Carya illinoinensis cultivar Pawnee chromosome 6, C.illinoinensisPawnee_v1, whole genome shotgun sequence includes:
- the LOC122312764 gene encoding GDSL esterase/lipase At5g55050-like yields the protein MAEISFAILLLSLATIILNINADAGRPAVFILGDSTADVETNNFLPGSQARADFPFNGVDFAFSIPTGRFKNGLNSAYFQAKLLGYEKSPPPYRSTVNFSHYSRTRQTLKGINFASGGSGIFHLTGQLPFSTPNGGKQNVIPLTEQIQHFASVRNSLMAAMGPVPTLRFLSKSLFFISIGSNDIFEYYHSNNKLSKERFLANLGFAYENQLKVLLELGARKFGIISVPSIGCCPSQRLYSPNGDCLEELNDHARDFQSILCRLSEEYQGMKYSIGNAYEMTINVIDNPLPFNFTNVKIECRGAGRLNVESICNPKANLCPSRDNYLFWDLFHPTEAGAQLAAVTLFNGPTRFVAPINFSQLARA